From a single Leopardus geoffroyi isolate Oge1 chromosome E1, O.geoffroyi_Oge1_pat1.0, whole genome shotgun sequence genomic region:
- the ACBD4 gene encoding acyl-CoA-binding domain-containing protein 4 isoform X1, whose protein sequence is MGTENENPEPDCQKQFQAAVSVIQNLPKNGSYRPSYEEMLRFYSYYKQATMGPCLVPRPGFWDPIGRYKWDAWNSLGKMSREEAMSAYITEMKLVAQKVIDTVPLGEVAEDMFAYFEPLYQVIPDMPRPPETFLRRVTAGWKEQALNGDARAAPELPCPPREPALPNPAPVLSPVSPIPSPESQPPRDLDSEVFCDSLEQLEPELQVWTEQKGAPGGEPDTRNSSPLPAEKEGSPLGPQELDTWLVGTVRALQESMRDVQGRLQNLESLPSVVEQQRTPPGARPWPLRLSGPTLLFFLLWPFIVQWLFRQFRTQKR, encoded by the exons ATGGGTACCGAGAATGAAAACCCAGAACCGGACTGCCAGAAACAGTTCCAGGCCGCAGTCAGTGTCATTCAGAACCTGCCTAAGAATG gctCTTACCGCCCCTCCTATGAAGAGATGCTGAGATTCTATAGCTACTACAAGCAAGCTACCATGGGGCCCTGCCTCGTCCCCCGGCCTGGGTTCTGGGACCCAATAGGACGATATAAGTG GGATGCCTGGAACAGCCTGGGCAagatgagcagggaggaggccaTGTCTGCCTACATCACTGAGATGAAGCTGGTGGCACAGAAG GTGATCGACACGGTGCCCCTGGGCGAGGTGGCAGAGGACATGTTTGCTTACTTCGAGCCCCTGTACCAGGTGATCCCTGATATGCCGAGGCCCCCGGAAACCTTCCTGAGAAGGGTCACAG CAGGTTGGAAAGAGCAGGCACTGAATGGAGATGCCAGGGCTGCCCCAGAgcttccctgcccccccagggAACCAGCACTCCCAAATCCAG CCCCCGTCTTGTCACCAGTGTCACCTATCCCCTCCCCAGAGTCCCAGCCACCTAGGGACCTGGACTCCGAGGTTTTCTGTGATTCCCTGGAGCAGCTGGAACCTGAGCTG CAGGTCTGGACAGAGCAGAAGGGAGCCCCTGGAGGAGAGCCTGACACCAGAAACAGCTCCCCGCTCCCCGCAGAGAAAG AGGGCAGCCCGCTGGGGCCCCAGGAATTGGACACGTGGCTGGTGGGGACAGTTCGGGCGCTGCAGGAGAGCATGCGGGATGTCCAGGGTAGACTGCAGAACCTGGAGAGCCTGCCCAGCGTCGTGGAGCAG CAGAGGACCCCGCCCGGTGCCCGGCCATGGCCCCTCAGGCTCTCGGGTCCCACGCTGCTCTTCTTCCTCCTGTGGCCCTTCATCGTCCAGTGGCTCTTCCGACAGTTTCGGACCCAGAAGAGGTGA
- the ACBD4 gene encoding acyl-CoA-binding domain-containing protein 4 isoform X6 has product MGTENENPEPDCQKQFQAAVSVIQNLPKNGSYRPSYEEMLRFYSYYKQATMGPCLVPRPGFWDPIGRYKWDAWNSLGKMSREEAMSAYITEMKLVAQKVIDTVPLGEVAEDMFAYFEPLYQVIPDMPRPPETFLRRVTGWKEQALNGDARAAPELPCPPREPALPNPAPVLSPVSPIPSPESQPPRDLDSEVFCDSLEQLEPELVWTEQKGAPGGEPDTRNSSPLPAEKEGSPLGPQELDTWLVGTVRALQESMRDVQGRLQNLESLPSVVEQQRTPPGARPWPLRLSGPTLLFFLLWPFIVQWLFRQFRTQKR; this is encoded by the exons ATGGGTACCGAGAATGAAAACCCAGAACCGGACTGCCAGAAACAGTTCCAGGCCGCAGTCAGTGTCATTCAGAACCTGCCTAAGAATG gctCTTACCGCCCCTCCTATGAAGAGATGCTGAGATTCTATAGCTACTACAAGCAAGCTACCATGGGGCCCTGCCTCGTCCCCCGGCCTGGGTTCTGGGACCCAATAGGACGATATAAGTG GGATGCCTGGAACAGCCTGGGCAagatgagcagggaggaggccaTGTCTGCCTACATCACTGAGATGAAGCTGGTGGCACAGAAG GTGATCGACACGGTGCCCCTGGGCGAGGTGGCAGAGGACATGTTTGCTTACTTCGAGCCCCTGTACCAGGTGATCCCTGATATGCCGAGGCCCCCGGAAACCTTCCTGAGAAGGGTCACAG GTTGGAAAGAGCAGGCACTGAATGGAGATGCCAGGGCTGCCCCAGAgcttccctgcccccccagggAACCAGCACTCCCAAATCCAG CCCCCGTCTTGTCACCAGTGTCACCTATCCCCTCCCCAGAGTCCCAGCCACCTAGGGACCTGGACTCCGAGGTTTTCTGTGATTCCCTGGAGCAGCTGGAACCTGAGCTG GTCTGGACAGAGCAGAAGGGAGCCCCTGGAGGAGAGCCTGACACCAGAAACAGCTCCCCGCTCCCCGCAGAGAAAG AGGGCAGCCCGCTGGGGCCCCAGGAATTGGACACGTGGCTGGTGGGGACAGTTCGGGCGCTGCAGGAGAGCATGCGGGATGTCCAGGGTAGACTGCAGAACCTGGAGAGCCTGCCCAGCGTCGTGGAGCAG CAGAGGACCCCGCCCGGTGCCCGGCCATGGCCCCTCAGGCTCTCGGGTCCCACGCTGCTCTTCTTCCTCCTGTGGCCCTTCATCGTCCAGTGGCTCTTCCGACAGTTTCGGACCCAGAAGAGGTGA
- the ACBD4 gene encoding acyl-CoA-binding domain-containing protein 4 isoform X7 has translation MGTENENPEPDCQKQFQAAVSVIQNLPKNGSYRPSYEEMLRFYSYYKQATMGPCLVPRPGFWDPIGRYKWDAWNSLGKMSREEAMSAYITEMKLVAQKVIDTVPLGEVAEDMFAYFEPLYQVIPDMPRPPETFLRRVTGWKEQALNGDARAAPELPCPPREPALPNPAPVLSPVSPIPSPESQPPRDLDSEVFCDSLEQLEPELVWTEQKGAPGGEPDTRNSSPLPAEKEGSPLGPQELDTWLVGTVRALQESMRDVQGRLQNLESLPSVVEQRTPPGARPWPLRLSGPTLLFFLLWPFIVQWLFRQFRTQKR, from the exons ATGGGTACCGAGAATGAAAACCCAGAACCGGACTGCCAGAAACAGTTCCAGGCCGCAGTCAGTGTCATTCAGAACCTGCCTAAGAATG gctCTTACCGCCCCTCCTATGAAGAGATGCTGAGATTCTATAGCTACTACAAGCAAGCTACCATGGGGCCCTGCCTCGTCCCCCGGCCTGGGTTCTGGGACCCAATAGGACGATATAAGTG GGATGCCTGGAACAGCCTGGGCAagatgagcagggaggaggccaTGTCTGCCTACATCACTGAGATGAAGCTGGTGGCACAGAAG GTGATCGACACGGTGCCCCTGGGCGAGGTGGCAGAGGACATGTTTGCTTACTTCGAGCCCCTGTACCAGGTGATCCCTGATATGCCGAGGCCCCCGGAAACCTTCCTGAGAAGGGTCACAG GTTGGAAAGAGCAGGCACTGAATGGAGATGCCAGGGCTGCCCCAGAgcttccctgcccccccagggAACCAGCACTCCCAAATCCAG CCCCCGTCTTGTCACCAGTGTCACCTATCCCCTCCCCAGAGTCCCAGCCACCTAGGGACCTGGACTCCGAGGTTTTCTGTGATTCCCTGGAGCAGCTGGAACCTGAGCTG GTCTGGACAGAGCAGAAGGGAGCCCCTGGAGGAGAGCCTGACACCAGAAACAGCTCCCCGCTCCCCGCAGAGAAAG AGGGCAGCCCGCTGGGGCCCCAGGAATTGGACACGTGGCTGGTGGGGACAGTTCGGGCGCTGCAGGAGAGCATGCGGGATGTCCAGGGTAGACTGCAGAACCTGGAGAGCCTGCCCAGCGTCGTGGAGCAG AGGACCCCGCCCGGTGCCCGGCCATGGCCCCTCAGGCTCTCGGGTCCCACGCTGCTCTTCTTCCTCCTGTGGCCCTTCATCGTCCAGTGGCTCTTCCGACAGTTTCGGACCCAGAAGAGGTGA
- the ACBD4 gene encoding acyl-CoA-binding domain-containing protein 4 isoform X9 → MGTENENPEPDCQKQFQAAVSVIQNLPKNGSYRPSYEEMLRFYSYYKQATMGPCLVPRPGFWDPIGRYKWDAWNSLGKMSREEAMSAYITEMKLVAQKVIDTVPLGEVAEDMFAYFEPLYQVIPDMPRPPETFLRRVTGWKEQALNGDARAAPELPCPPREPALPNPESQPPRDLDSEVFCDSLEQLEPELQVWTEQKGAPGGEPDTRNSSPLPAEKEGSPLGPQELDTWLVGTVRALQESMRDVQGRLQNLESLPSVVEQQRTPPGARPWPLRLSGPTLLFFLLWPFIVQWLFRQFRTQKR, encoded by the exons ATGGGTACCGAGAATGAAAACCCAGAACCGGACTGCCAGAAACAGTTCCAGGCCGCAGTCAGTGTCATTCAGAACCTGCCTAAGAATG gctCTTACCGCCCCTCCTATGAAGAGATGCTGAGATTCTATAGCTACTACAAGCAAGCTACCATGGGGCCCTGCCTCGTCCCCCGGCCTGGGTTCTGGGACCCAATAGGACGATATAAGTG GGATGCCTGGAACAGCCTGGGCAagatgagcagggaggaggccaTGTCTGCCTACATCACTGAGATGAAGCTGGTGGCACAGAAG GTGATCGACACGGTGCCCCTGGGCGAGGTGGCAGAGGACATGTTTGCTTACTTCGAGCCCCTGTACCAGGTGATCCCTGATATGCCGAGGCCCCCGGAAACCTTCCTGAGAAGGGTCACAG GTTGGAAAGAGCAGGCACTGAATGGAGATGCCAGGGCTGCCCCAGAgcttccctgcccccccagggAACCAGCACTCCCAAATCCAG AGTCCCAGCCACCTAGGGACCTGGACTCCGAGGTTTTCTGTGATTCCCTGGAGCAGCTGGAACCTGAGCTG CAGGTCTGGACAGAGCAGAAGGGAGCCCCTGGAGGAGAGCCTGACACCAGAAACAGCTCCCCGCTCCCCGCAGAGAAAG AGGGCAGCCCGCTGGGGCCCCAGGAATTGGACACGTGGCTGGTGGGGACAGTTCGGGCGCTGCAGGAGAGCATGCGGGATGTCCAGGGTAGACTGCAGAACCTGGAGAGCCTGCCCAGCGTCGTGGAGCAG CAGAGGACCCCGCCCGGTGCCCGGCCATGGCCCCTCAGGCTCTCGGGTCCCACGCTGCTCTTCTTCCTCCTGTGGCCCTTCATCGTCCAGTGGCTCTTCCGACAGTTTCGGACCCAGAAGAGGTGA
- the ACBD4 gene encoding acyl-CoA-binding domain-containing protein 4 isoform X11, with amino-acid sequence MGTENENPEPDCQKQFQAAVSVIQNLPKNGSYRPSYEEMLRFYSYYKQATMGPCLVPRPGFWDPIGRYKWDAWNSLGKMSREEAMSAYITEMKLVAQKVIDTVPLGEVAEDMFAYFEPLYQVIPDMPRPPETFLRRVTGWKEQALNGDARAAPELPCPPREPALPNPESQPPRDLDSEVFCDSLEQLEPELQVWTEQKGAPGGEPDTRNSSPLPAEKEGSPLGPQELDTWLVGTVRALQESMRDVQGRLQNLESLPSVVEQRTPPGARPWPLRLSGPTLLFFLLWPFIVQWLFRQFRTQKR; translated from the exons ATGGGTACCGAGAATGAAAACCCAGAACCGGACTGCCAGAAACAGTTCCAGGCCGCAGTCAGTGTCATTCAGAACCTGCCTAAGAATG gctCTTACCGCCCCTCCTATGAAGAGATGCTGAGATTCTATAGCTACTACAAGCAAGCTACCATGGGGCCCTGCCTCGTCCCCCGGCCTGGGTTCTGGGACCCAATAGGACGATATAAGTG GGATGCCTGGAACAGCCTGGGCAagatgagcagggaggaggccaTGTCTGCCTACATCACTGAGATGAAGCTGGTGGCACAGAAG GTGATCGACACGGTGCCCCTGGGCGAGGTGGCAGAGGACATGTTTGCTTACTTCGAGCCCCTGTACCAGGTGATCCCTGATATGCCGAGGCCCCCGGAAACCTTCCTGAGAAGGGTCACAG GTTGGAAAGAGCAGGCACTGAATGGAGATGCCAGGGCTGCCCCAGAgcttccctgcccccccagggAACCAGCACTCCCAAATCCAG AGTCCCAGCCACCTAGGGACCTGGACTCCGAGGTTTTCTGTGATTCCCTGGAGCAGCTGGAACCTGAGCTG CAGGTCTGGACAGAGCAGAAGGGAGCCCCTGGAGGAGAGCCTGACACCAGAAACAGCTCCCCGCTCCCCGCAGAGAAAG AGGGCAGCCCGCTGGGGCCCCAGGAATTGGACACGTGGCTGGTGGGGACAGTTCGGGCGCTGCAGGAGAGCATGCGGGATGTCCAGGGTAGACTGCAGAACCTGGAGAGCCTGCCCAGCGTCGTGGAGCAG AGGACCCCGCCCGGTGCCCGGCCATGGCCCCTCAGGCTCTCGGGTCCCACGCTGCTCTTCTTCCTCCTGTGGCCCTTCATCGTCCAGTGGCTCTTCCGACAGTTTCGGACCCAGAAGAGGTGA
- the ACBD4 gene encoding acyl-CoA-binding domain-containing protein 4 isoform X10, giving the protein MGTENENPEPDCQKQFQAAVSVIQNLPKNGSYRPSYEEMLRFYSYYKQATMGPCLVPRPGFWDPIGRYKWDAWNSLGKMSREEAMSAYITEMKLVAQKVIDTVPLGEVAEDMFAYFEPLYQVIPDMPRPPETFLRRVTAGWKEQALNGDARAAPELPCPPREPALPNPESQPPRDLDSEVFCDSLEQLEPELVWTEQKGAPGGEPDTRNSSPLPAEKEGSPLGPQELDTWLVGTVRALQESMRDVQGRLQNLESLPSVVEQQRTPPGARPWPLRLSGPTLLFFLLWPFIVQWLFRQFRTQKR; this is encoded by the exons ATGGGTACCGAGAATGAAAACCCAGAACCGGACTGCCAGAAACAGTTCCAGGCCGCAGTCAGTGTCATTCAGAACCTGCCTAAGAATG gctCTTACCGCCCCTCCTATGAAGAGATGCTGAGATTCTATAGCTACTACAAGCAAGCTACCATGGGGCCCTGCCTCGTCCCCCGGCCTGGGTTCTGGGACCCAATAGGACGATATAAGTG GGATGCCTGGAACAGCCTGGGCAagatgagcagggaggaggccaTGTCTGCCTACATCACTGAGATGAAGCTGGTGGCACAGAAG GTGATCGACACGGTGCCCCTGGGCGAGGTGGCAGAGGACATGTTTGCTTACTTCGAGCCCCTGTACCAGGTGATCCCTGATATGCCGAGGCCCCCGGAAACCTTCCTGAGAAGGGTCACAG CAGGTTGGAAAGAGCAGGCACTGAATGGAGATGCCAGGGCTGCCCCAGAgcttccctgcccccccagggAACCAGCACTCCCAAATCCAG AGTCCCAGCCACCTAGGGACCTGGACTCCGAGGTTTTCTGTGATTCCCTGGAGCAGCTGGAACCTGAGCTG GTCTGGACAGAGCAGAAGGGAGCCCCTGGAGGAGAGCCTGACACCAGAAACAGCTCCCCGCTCCCCGCAGAGAAAG AGGGCAGCCCGCTGGGGCCCCAGGAATTGGACACGTGGCTGGTGGGGACAGTTCGGGCGCTGCAGGAGAGCATGCGGGATGTCCAGGGTAGACTGCAGAACCTGGAGAGCCTGCCCAGCGTCGTGGAGCAG CAGAGGACCCCGCCCGGTGCCCGGCCATGGCCCCTCAGGCTCTCGGGTCCCACGCTGCTCTTCTTCCTCCTGTGGCCCTTCATCGTCCAGTGGCTCTTCCGACAGTTTCGGACCCAGAAGAGGTGA
- the ACBD4 gene encoding acyl-CoA-binding domain-containing protein 4 isoform X17 has protein sequence MGTENENPEPDCQKQFQAAVSVIQNLPKNGSYRPSYEEMLRFYSYYKQATMGPCLVPRPGFWDPIGRYKWDAWNSLGKMSREEAMSAYITEMKLVAQKVIDTVPLGEVAEDMFAYFEPLYQVIPDMPRPPETFLRRVTAGWKEQALNGDARAAPELPCPPREPALPNPAPVLSPVSPIPSPESQPPRDLDSEVFCDSLEQLEPELQVWTEQKGAPGGEPDTRNSSPLPAEKEGSPLGPQELDTWLVGTVRALQESMRDVQGRLQNLESLPSVVEQKRKPSV, from the exons ATGGGTACCGAGAATGAAAACCCAGAACCGGACTGCCAGAAACAGTTCCAGGCCGCAGTCAGTGTCATTCAGAACCTGCCTAAGAATG gctCTTACCGCCCCTCCTATGAAGAGATGCTGAGATTCTATAGCTACTACAAGCAAGCTACCATGGGGCCCTGCCTCGTCCCCCGGCCTGGGTTCTGGGACCCAATAGGACGATATAAGTG GGATGCCTGGAACAGCCTGGGCAagatgagcagggaggaggccaTGTCTGCCTACATCACTGAGATGAAGCTGGTGGCACAGAAG GTGATCGACACGGTGCCCCTGGGCGAGGTGGCAGAGGACATGTTTGCTTACTTCGAGCCCCTGTACCAGGTGATCCCTGATATGCCGAGGCCCCCGGAAACCTTCCTGAGAAGGGTCACAG CAGGTTGGAAAGAGCAGGCACTGAATGGAGATGCCAGGGCTGCCCCAGAgcttccctgcccccccagggAACCAGCACTCCCAAATCCAG CCCCCGTCTTGTCACCAGTGTCACCTATCCCCTCCCCAGAGTCCCAGCCACCTAGGGACCTGGACTCCGAGGTTTTCTGTGATTCCCTGGAGCAGCTGGAACCTGAGCTG CAGGTCTGGACAGAGCAGAAGGGAGCCCCTGGAGGAGAGCCTGACACCAGAAACAGCTCCCCGCTCCCCGCAGAGAAAG AGGGCAGCCCGCTGGGGCCCCAGGAATTGGACACGTGGCTGGTGGGGACAGTTCGGGCGCTGCAGGAGAGCATGCGGGATGTCCAGGGTAGACTGCAGAACCTGGAGAGCCTGCCCAGCGTCGTGGAGCAG aagaggaaaccaagTGTCTGA
- the ACBD4 gene encoding acyl-CoA-binding domain-containing protein 4 isoform X18: protein MLRFYSYYKQATMGPCLVPRPGFWDPIGRYKWDAWNSLGKMSREEAMSAYITEMKLVAQKVIDTVPLGEVAEDMFAYFEPLYQVIPDMPRPPETFLRRVTAGWKEQALNGDARAAPELPCPPREPALPNPAPVLSPVSPIPSPESQPPRDLDSEVFCDSLEQLEPELQVWTEQKGAPGGEPDTRNSSPLPAEKEGSPLGPQELDTWLVGTVRALQESMRDVQGRLQNLESLPSVVEQQRTPPGARPWPLRLSGPTLLFFLLWPFIVQWLFRQFRTQKR from the exons ATGCTGAGATTCTATAGCTACTACAAGCAAGCTACCATGGGGCCCTGCCTCGTCCCCCGGCCTGGGTTCTGGGACCCAATAGGACGATATAAGTG GGATGCCTGGAACAGCCTGGGCAagatgagcagggaggaggccaTGTCTGCCTACATCACTGAGATGAAGCTGGTGGCACAGAAG GTGATCGACACGGTGCCCCTGGGCGAGGTGGCAGAGGACATGTTTGCTTACTTCGAGCCCCTGTACCAGGTGATCCCTGATATGCCGAGGCCCCCGGAAACCTTCCTGAGAAGGGTCACAG CAGGTTGGAAAGAGCAGGCACTGAATGGAGATGCCAGGGCTGCCCCAGAgcttccctgcccccccagggAACCAGCACTCCCAAATCCAG CCCCCGTCTTGTCACCAGTGTCACCTATCCCCTCCCCAGAGTCCCAGCCACCTAGGGACCTGGACTCCGAGGTTTTCTGTGATTCCCTGGAGCAGCTGGAACCTGAGCTG CAGGTCTGGACAGAGCAGAAGGGAGCCCCTGGAGGAGAGCCTGACACCAGAAACAGCTCCCCGCTCCCCGCAGAGAAAG AGGGCAGCCCGCTGGGGCCCCAGGAATTGGACACGTGGCTGGTGGGGACAGTTCGGGCGCTGCAGGAGAGCATGCGGGATGTCCAGGGTAGACTGCAGAACCTGGAGAGCCTGCCCAGCGTCGTGGAGCAG CAGAGGACCCCGCCCGGTGCCCGGCCATGGCCCCTCAGGCTCTCGGGTCCCACGCTGCTCTTCTTCCTCCTGTGGCCCTTCATCGTCCAGTGGCTCTTCCGACAGTTTCGGACCCAGAAGAGGTGA